The Carassius auratus strain Wakin chromosome 21, ASM336829v1, whole genome shotgun sequence sequence CAAGATGCTATTTGACCCAGAAACTTGCCAGTATGTTGAGGTCCTACTGCCACAGCAGACGCTTCCCAGTGCTGTTTTGCACACACCCTGTGCCATACCCATTGCCTCTCTTCACATCCCACCCATGTATACTCCACAGTGCTTACCTTACGTACAGTCACATCCTCAGGTGCTCCCACCACCAGGACCATGAAACCTGACAGGACATTTAGGCCAGCGcatctcaattccagtcctcctGCCCCCTTGctatgcatattttgcatgtctctctttaatTACACACctaattcagataatcagctcattagaagtgagctccgtgcatgaactgggttcccattgacatggtccctacacagtgtttattgctccctactccctgagcagggaaaATCtcttgaagtttacttcacttcggaacattcattcacggatttgcaCTGCGCAACTTCTTcacacggacaagtgtgacatcatatacctctgtaaacaaatacaatttgaattcacatctcgcacacttcaatgcactttgaatggaaaaTATACGTTCGCTTCAAACTGGAATCGtggtggaatatcctgtgatgtcctgtgcacttacgtttgaatagaACAACTGTCTGAAGCATAAGAgtaacatacaaaatgtgcagagaaGGGGGGCGAAGACTAGAATTGAGAACTGCTACTATAGACTGTAAAAGACAATAAGTCATGCCCAAGGATCAGATTACCCAGTGCCTATTAAGTGCTGGAAAGGAGCTGTTTATAAGCTTCTGGATGAGTGAAACTTGTTGACCATCTGCTGCCCTGGCCTCAAGGCATCAAAGCTGAAAGCGTATTCAGTTAGCACTGGTTTCAACACTCCTTGTTTCGTAAAGGCTACCTCTGGACTTGGCAACTGACATGGGTGAGACTGATTATATCTGTTGAAAGTTGTAAGATGCATATGCATTCACACATTCAGGCTACATAAACAGAAGAGGGTCTTTGAAAGGAGAGGGGCTCAGATCACCTCTGGTATGGACAACTGAGACTCACCAAGGGACTGGAGTGTCTTGAGCCTGTTTAGAAGGAATGACAAAGGTTATGATTTTGTTATTGTaaattgtgtttatatttacTAAATGGCAGTTTGAGCAAAACCATGGCTCTGCTTCATGTAAACCATGGCTTAGTTAAGCACTTCatgaaaacactttattttttttacatatgtaaacttaaaaataataagataagATCCCTTATTGctaccccatacctaaatttaacaacaatCGTATCTTActgattattagtattattaataagcGGCAaaatgaggcaaaagtcatagtgaattgctagttaataatgagaatttgactttaaaataaagcatgACCAAAAATTTTTGATGTGAACTGGTTTCAAAATCAATTTgccccaaaatgtatttaatgttctcCTACTGACACCTGACACTTGTTTATAAGAGACCTTTGCTTGAATCCACAGAGCCGTTATCTGAGATTCAGGATGGCTTATTGACTATATATAACTAATACTATTGGCGCATGACTGAATGTTCTGGTGTCAGATGTGAACACAGTGAGAGGATGGATGAGAATACATAGATATTTCCCTAAAAATCAATAAAGAAGATTAAACAGGGAACCTTATGGAAGATTGTTTTAGACCAAACTCTACAGTAAATCAGAGCCTCTGGGCTGTATGGAATCAGAGCCACTACATAATGTTTATAACGTTTTAGTTACCATGTTTATTGCCACATTACTGTTTGTTGTTGAAGAATGAATTGGTAAtcctttacaataaggttctgtCAGTTAAAATAAGTTATCATTATCTGATAATGAACagtacttttacagcatttactaatcttgtttaatattattttttacatatacccatacatttttaacactttcagatttaagatgtataaataaaaatttgtaacATGAATTAGCAATGAACAATTctaataaatattagaaataactaatatctaaataaaatgaacataaattgATAAATGCTGCAAAAATGTTAATCGTTAGGTCATAATACATGATGTTTTTCTAACCTTTTTGTAATGTGCACAGACAAAAAATGCTTTAGCCAGACAGGAAGACATTAAAGTTagattttaatacaaaataacttAAGCACATCTTTGTCAAAACTGAATGTCCACATGATCGCTTGTTCTTTGGCACTTATGGAACAGTATAAATGATGATTTCTGTGTATTTGAAATATGTCATTTTTCACTATTTTCTGAAGCTAAACATTTCTGAACACACtttgtttagtgttaatcacttGCATATTTTGTACACAATCAAGAGgtaataaatgtcaaaaaaaaaaaaactgaccttcATTTTCTTTTGAAGTAATTTCAATAAAACACGTAATGCTTTATAACCAAATCAAATCTTACATTTGGTCTTATGTTAAAAGAACAGAGAGCCTTTGTTGTCAAACTGTTCATTCAAGTTTTCCTTTAAATATATTCTCAGCTTTCAAAAGGTTCAGCACCGTACATTATACTAAtccaagttaaataaaaaatatggctAAATTTTGGTGCAGACCATTTCAACTGGAGCATCAATCACACCTTCCTTTATCTGtatgtcctcctcctcctcatatTTGTGACATGAGGGCTTAAAGCCTCGGAAAGTGGGACAGATTGGCAGGTAGCGCAGACAGCCCAGCTTCCGGACCAGCCCCATCCCAACTGGAAAGTCATATGTATCTGTTTTCACTGTTCCTGAATAATTCTCAGCCGTCCATTCAATGAGACCTCGCTCTTTTCTAGTGCCTGCAAACAAAATATATCGATGATGATTGCAGATTGGCATGTGCTATGGTATTAATCCaatgcatttgtatatttgtatacgTAATGCTTTCAAATACCTGGGATTGTGTTATCAAGTACAAATGCTATGAATCCACCTACAAACATCTCTGTTGTCAGGAGCACTGTGATGATTTGGTCCAGCTCCGCTACACCTGTTAAAATCAATCAAAACGTGTATTCACAGTAACACAGCATTCTTACTGCAAAACAAACTGTATCAGAAAACACCGTCTGGCATATCAACCTGTTTTAATGCTGCCTGGATGAGTGTCCAGGTAATTAGGCAACATGAGGCCAAAAAACATGGAGAAGCCCAGAACGAAAAGATTTCTGGAGGAGTTCAGATCCACACTCTGTAGGTTTGACAGGCCAACAGCTGTAATCATACCTGTGGGCcaattcaaaacaacaacaacaacaacaaaaacaagttaaaactacacaaaatacatatacactacagttcagaATTTTGGGGTTAGAAAGATTTTTGAAAGGAGTCTCTtgagctcaccaaggctgcatgtatttcatccaaaatatagtGAAGACTGTAATGTTGCGGAATATGTTTTCTCGTTTATGTAATGTATTATGATGGCAAAGcaggattttcagcagccattgccccagtcttcaatgtcacatgagccttcagaaatgattaataataatcatttcttattactatcaatattgaaaacagttgtgctgcttaatattttttattgaaaccatgatacattccTTTCAGGattatattttgaatagaaagttcaaaagaacagtatttataagAAATAGAAATCGAGTGTTATTTTAGTCTATTGAGTTTTTAGTTTTCGTATCGTTtatgttagtatttttaattagatcttatttgtatattttctatagttaaagtttaatttttttgtgtgtgtgtgtgtttttgtccattttattttttgttgtttttaaacatgGTTACATAGTTTTGTTTAAttccatttagaattttttattttagtacatcaagttaaatgaGCAATGGATATGAAAAATGATGCCTtgctttttttctatattattttctttgtaaaaaCCCTgaatctgtcacttttgattaatttaatgcatctttgctgaataaaagcattaatttcttaaaagaaaatcaATTTTCAATGCTGTAGGTTTGAAAggtttgaaatataaaattaattcatgGCAGGCTGTTGACTTTGATGGAGCAAAATCGCAGTTACTGCAGAGTTTCTGGGCTCTTTACTGACACCCTGTGGACAAAGATGGGACATAACATCTGCAAATGCCAATTGATCTAACAAGCTTGTTACCAAACAAGGTGCAGAACATCCCTCCGAGTACAGGGTCAGGTAAAGAGGCAAACAGGGCAGTGAACTTCCCAATCGTTCCCAATAACAGCATTATACCTGCTCCATACTGTATCACCCTCCTACTTCCCACCTACAGGAGAAATCAAGACACCAGGGAATCCACAGTCAACACAAAGCAGATTTACTAAAGGAATGGTGTCAGTGGAAACAAAGCAACTGAGGAGACAAGAGGAGAGCTATGAATAGTGTATCTGTATGCATCTGCTATCAGCTCAACTCCCTGAGGGACTCTTATCAGACATCACAAATACAGATACTAGAACTGCATTCAATGAATGCTTTCTAATATACACTAGTATTATAAAGAGCCTAAGAGCTCCCTCTACCTCACCTTGGTGATCCCAAGCACTCCAATGTTAGGACTGGAAGAGGTCGATCCATTTCCAGTGCCCAGCAGCCCCGCTATGATACAGCACACTCCTTCTGTAAAGATCCCCCTGGGAAAGAAAACAGATAGTAAAGTAATACTAAAACTGTTCTATACATAAAAAGTCTCTCTTTCCATGCGGAGTTGTAGGTGCTACACACAGTGATGACTAGCACAATATTTAGAGGACATCACCACTGTTTACTTGGGTTAATACTTCATTGTTAAAGGACAAATAGTATCTATCCTACTTCCTCTTGAATGGGTTTGTCCAAATTACTGTTTGCCTATAAACACAGAGGGCCGTATTACGTGTGTTGTAGTCTCGTGTAGCCAGACTTTATACCTTACTTCTGTtatctgatttatgatttaaaaaatgtcccCATTAATGTTATGACATGTGTCTTTTTGCTGTAAACTCAACTGAACTCAACCGAAgcaaaataataactttaatttgTCTTATAAGGGAtaatttgcccaaaaatgaaatattctgtcattgattattcatcctcatgtcattccaaacccacaagATTTTTGTTCGTCTTTTGAAcagaaataaagatttttgatgaaatccgagagctttctgaccctgcatagacagcaatctaactgacacgttcaaggcccagaaaggtagtaaggacatcattaaaatcttTGCTGTCTTTTGCAGTTAGATACATTATCTGTAGTTAAATATTAAGTCAATTATTAATACTAAATTAGACAGTAACTTGCCAACTTTTGAACTTGGCTTCTACGAAAACTGATATGATGTCActttttctttatataatttataaggtTCAATTCATTATTTTGTTGGAAATATGTGGTTTGAAGGCAGAAATAAATTTTTTTCCCAAAATTACTcatgataaattattttaatacagaatgtgaatgtataatatatatatgtatgtaaaggGAAATCTAATTCCATATGTTATGACACCCTTAAAAAGTAATCATGTCATTTTCTATTGCTTATTGTCCTTACCTATTGATAGCATGAATAGGAGGAGGCGGAGCTCCAGAGAGACGAGCGCAGGCATAATAGTCTCCAATAGACTCAACTATACCAGCTAGCGTGGCACTAAACATTCCCAGCACTCCTGCTACCGTCACTGTGGGTAAACCCCACTgacctgtgacacacacacaatctgattTGGAAAGAGTTCAGCCATTAACCCACCAATATCCTTCCCTCTAATCATGTTTCTAATCATTTGACTGTGAAAAAAGTAAAGTCTTAGATTAGATATTAGCCATAAGTGACATTTTCTGATAAAGAAGCTGTTATAAATCATAAGTGGGCGATACAGGTAGCAAGCAAGGTCCTTACATGGATAGGGGAAACGAAACCATGGTGCCTGGGTCATAATATCGCCCCGGGCGTCAGTGCGAGCCTTGTAGCCATACTTATTCGGGTCGTTCGGAAGCACATCGGTCAGGGTGAGAATGTAGCAAACCAGCCACACCACCATGATTGCCATGATGATCTACTGAAATCAGGATAATCGATTACTAAAGACAAAATGTTTGAAAGTGAGCATTTCAACCTGAAAATGCACTGATAAGATGCATTAGGCAGTGTGAACTTTGTTCAAAGTCCTATCAGGAAGTTTCATTAAACGTGATAAATACTGTTTATTGCTTAGCTCTATGGTTTATGATATTGTCTAAATGCAAAGAGCCGGGTGTTGAATACTAGCTCGCACTGGAAACATCTTGAATATCTGCACATGTGTGATGTGACAGCCTTTTTCTTTGGAGTAGCTTGGGAAAGGACAGGCCCAGTTCCTTAGGTACTGAGCGAACAGCACAATGAGGAAGATACACCTGgaatgacaaaacacacaaacacagttagTGTAGAGCCaaaggaaatgtatttaaaaaagttgAAGGACTCACAGCAGAGACAGGCCCCATTGACTGCCTGCACGGTCTCCTGCCGTCTGGAAGACAGACAAGCCGATCAGAGACACTGTGGGAGTGACAGTCAGGGGTCCGATTGAATTAAGCAGGATCCCAGGGATTCCAGCGAACCCTATAACCACCTCAATCAGGCTGGAGATAATGATAGCGCCCTGAATCTACAAAgaattgacacacacacaaatcagcaAACAAGATTTATATAGGCACTGATGAATGTTTCAGTCTTTGGATATTGGTCACGCACCTCTCGTATTCGTGGCTGCCATACATGAGAAGTGTTGAGAGGAAGAGACCAATCGCCGTAAATCTCCTCTGTGAAACCCAAAACCAAGGTTAAGCATTAACTTAGACACAGATCTGACCTGCACACGCTGGAATGTAAACAGATTCTCATCAGACAATActtgcaaaaatgtcaaaaatgcaaAACTGCGTCATAGTGTTTCTATGGAAATGCGAGTCATGTTGCTTTTCAAGGAGAGTGCTGTATTATCGAAACACTGTGTTCACTTTTGAAAACATGTCATGAGATGTGTAGTCTTTTCCACTCATGCACAGGCTACAATATAGTTCACAAAAGTCTCTAACgccaatccttcagaaatcattctaatatgctgatttgctgctccagaAAGATTccttataattattaatgtttaaaacagttgaatatttctgtggaaaccatgattatttttttcttctgtatgatGAGctgaatagaaagaacagcatttattttgtagAAATACTGACtacagaaatagttttttttaactagTTGACATGTGCTTCATGAAGATTAATTAAGCCATTTCACTTTTCCTTTTTAACATGGCATATTAAAATATCCCAAAGCCCCTTTGGTTTCAATTTGTGTTAGTCTTCCTGTTTTGGAGGTTTCTGGGTCTATGTAACTCGAGATTTGTTGCAAGGAGCTttgtaaaacattatttcagTAACCACAGCTAGATACATTAGTATAGTTAGACTGGGGCTATATTACAGAAACATCTTAACTTAGAATATTATCCTATCTGCTTAGTAACAATAGTAATCTCAGCTAAACAGAACTTTTCCAaatcttaaaggtatagttctcCACAAAACATTCGAAagtaaccattgacttccataataataaaaaaaaataatactatggaaatcaatggctaACATATCTGCTGTTTAGTCAtcaacattctacaaaatatttaattttgtgttttgtgaaatAACTCCGAAACAGTATCagacaaaatacaaaaacaaaatgaaaaagacGATTATTGGTTTGTGGAAGATGGAACACATCTGAAATGATCTAGAGTGTAACACTGTTTGTACCTTCAGGAGGACATTTCCATTTGTCCAGCCTCAGAATTGCTTGAGCAGGGATGAGAAAGGCAAAAGCACTTGCCTGGAACAAAGGCAACCTGAATATGGCAtagaaacaaaattatatatatatatatatatatatatatatatatatatatatatatatagggagtaCTGATCGCATATTTCCATACCAAAGCACACATTAAATAACTCACCTGACACCAAATGTAGTCTGTATGAGCGTAGTGATCCCCACACAGGTGAAGATGGTGCCCACTAACTGGCTGACCGTGTACTGGTCCTTCCCCACACACATGGCCTCAGCCAATAGGAATGGTACAGCAATAGTTCCACTGAAGCATGTAAGGTAGTGCTGGAGATCCAGAGGCAGAACATACAGATTTAGGTTTAGAAGGGATGGGGACGTTGGGAGAGTCAGATGAGGAGAGAGTATGAGAATATAGAAGTGTACCTGCAGTCCCAGCAACACACACAGATACCAAGGCGGGACGTCCTCGATTCTGTAGATCATATCAAATCCTGCAGGCTGATTCTGACTCCCATCAGACGTCTTGGCAATGGCAGCAGGCATCTCCTGCACCTCTGTAGCATCTGCTGGCACAACTCCATCTGAAGGTGGGAGCTAATGGACAATATTTAAAACACAACCACACATGATTCATGCATGAagatattatttgtattgtaatacaataaatattttacaaggttaaatattaaatcagtttattcaataaaacacacacacacacacacacacacacacacatatatatatatatatatatatatataatttttcaataaaatagGAAAATGTATCTGTGTCCATGAATGATCTCCATCACAGCatacattttgctgaaaataaCTGacaatttgaacatttaaaaatgtgcatCATTTGATTTTTCATAGAAGCCAAGTTCGAAAGTTGCCAAGTTACTCTCTAATTTAGTATTTAGAATTGACTTAATATTTAACACCAGATAATGTATCTACGGTAAACTGCAAAAGACAACAAACTGACTTTAAATAGCAAACACAAGTCGAGGATATTGAATATGAACAGCCAAACTAAAAGAAACGTAAATCTTTCATATGGAATTCTTCCTTTTAAGAAAATGCACTAATGCTCAGAAGGACTGAAGGTGCGAAGTTAGGCCCAGAAAAAGACCAGGGTCGACTTGACATGTACTAGTTTGGCACTGGCCCTGTTTTTCTGCAGGGAAGCAGATTCCTTGATACGCGTGACAAGTTAAGTGCTCAATAAAGTGTTAAACTAGTTTCAGAAGAGATAACATGGATAAAAACATGAACATCACGATAAATCATTAAGTAACCAGACAGTAATAAGTTATGTGATTATAGACAACATTATGCAGATGCCATTCCAAACAATTACGGCACACAGTGTATCAAAGCTTACTGAAAACAGAGCTGAAAATGCGCTTCATAAGGTCACCAAAGGGATAGCCAGGATAAACTTtgctattgtatatatatatatatatatatatatatatatatatatatatatatatatatatatataggcctatatatatacagtacagaccaaaagtttggacacaccttctcattcaaagagttttctttattttcatgactatgaaaattgtagagtcacactgaaggcatcaagggctacttgaccaagaaggagagtgatggggtgctgcgccagatgacctggcctccacagtcaccggacctgaacccaatcgagatggtttaggggtgagctggaccgcagacagaaggaaaaagggccaacaagtgctaagcatctctcggggaactccttcaagactgttgaagaccatttcaggtgactacctcttgaagctcatcaagagaatgccaagagtgtgcaaagcagtaatcaaagcaaaaggtggctactttgaagaacctagaatatgacatattttcagttgtttcacacttttttgttatgtatataattcaatatataattccacatgtgttaattcatagttttgatgcctagtcataaaaataaagaaaactctttgaatgagaagatgtgtccaaacttttggtctgtactgtatattaatatatatatatatatatatatatatatatatatatatatatatatatatatatgtgtgtgtgtgtgtgtgtgtgtgtgtgtgtgtgtgtaagtatgtatgtatgtatgtatatatatatgtgtggtcaacattttacatacactttacaaaatgttaattatttgaccaaaaataagagggatcatacaaaatgcatgttattttttttatttagcacagaccataataagatatttcacataaaagacaTCAAGTTTAGCCCATAAGAGAAAAATGACCCCATTTAAAAGTGTACACATGCACTTGAttcttaatattttgttgttacggggtttttttgttttttgttttttgttttttgttttttgttttctgttttctctattttctttttttttgtgatagttgttcacgAGTCCTTTGTTTGTCATGAACAGTTAAACTTCCTGCTATTCTTTAGAAAATAATCCCTCAGGTCCCCcaaattctttgtttttttttcatatttgaacCCTTTGCAACAaggactgtatgattttgagattgatcttttcacactgagggaCTAATATGCAACTATCACACAAGAGTTtactaaataaatgtacatatagtCCACAGGACAAAATAATAGTTGAATTGAAGTTCAAAGACtgactgatgctccagaaggaaactcAAAGaaatctgtgtatatatatatatatatatatatatatttttttttcttagtactGCCCTTTACAGGGTACATTAGATACGTACATGCTTCccagaagaaagaaaaaggacaATTTACCCAAATCTTCAAATTCAAAAGGTTTTCACCTCCAGGCTCTTCATCgcgtttccttctggagcatcagtagccgcatttccactgtcgggccagtgcgagccagggcttaaagcgggccgggcggggttcatagccccgggccagtagcactgaggccagaatagcgcagggtttccacaggggagcttgaagctccgctgctcgtcactaaaacacgcccttgacacgcctctcagaacaacgtcatgcaacctcattatttcactaacaaagagaagttatcagaaaactaagaaataagtcactggaacatgcgcgatcacaaaacgaacatgataaaagcgtccgtttgtttgcatgctttgttattcaaattcaaaagcatggatgttttaactatagaataagtgatacattgatcataatgatttaattttatcaagactcaaaattaatcgcacataaatacactttatattttatttatttatttttaacgcttatgaaaatagcctgcttatacagtagagtctgtttctgtttatttgtagtcacagtggcctatacgtcacattaagAATTAATGATATCTTATTTTTATAAAggatcccgaacaaaaacattattatatttttataaaaggcaacatgagctaaactctcgagacgaggcttgtgatagataatataagttagtaaatacacgattgtgatagagaataagaagctgacgtccgatttcttcaagcggtcatattttccatgtttaatgttaatgcccagcgtgcatagtcttttacatcgcttataaatatttctgccctgtatggtgattataatccacattggatcaagttatttcaaacactcgctgctgactgaaagtgagttttgagctcaacttatttaaataaagcgtTTAATGCTGGCGTTATAGCGGCTATCTTTCTGAAATAATccacagcgcagactctctatttttataaaagctcccgaacaaaaatcattattatattttgatgatatgc is a genomic window containing:
- the LOC113038468 gene encoding solute carrier family 23 member 1 isoform X2, giving the protein MPAAIAKTSDGSQNQPAGFDMIYRIEDVPPWYLCVLLGLQHYLTCFSGTIAVPFLLAEAMCVGKDQYTVSQLVGTIFTCVGITTLIQTTFGVRLPLFQASAFAFLIPAQAILRLDKWKCPPEEEIYGDWSLPLNTSHVWQPRIREIQGAIIISSLIEVVIGFAGIPGILLNSIGPLTVTPTVSLIGLSVFQTAGDRAGSQWGLSLLCIFLIVLFAQYLRNWACPFPSYSKEKGCHITHVQIFKMFPIIMAIMVVWLVCYILTLTDVLPNDPNKYGYKARTDARGDIMTQAPWFRFPYPCQWGLPTVTVAGVLGMFSATLAGIVESIGDYYACARLSGAPPPPIHAINRGIFTEGVCCIIAGLLGTGNGSTSSSPNIGVLGITKVGSRRVIQYGAGIMLLLGTIGKFTALFASLPDPVLGGMFCTLFGMITAVGLSNLQSVDLNSSRNLFVLGFSMFFGLMLPNYLDTHPGSIKTGVAELDQIITVLLTTEMFVGGFIAFVLDNTIPGTRKERGLIEWTAENYSGTVKTDTYDFPVGMGLVRKLGCLRYLPICPTFRGFKPSCHKYEEEEDIQIKEGVIDAPVEMVCTKI
- the LOC113038468 gene encoding solute carrier family 23 member 1 isoform X1; this translates as MNQSETAELKLPPSDGVVPADATEVQEMPAAIAKTSDGSQNQPAGFDMIYRIEDVPPWYLCVLLGLQHYLTCFSGTIAVPFLLAEAMCVGKDQYTVSQLVGTIFTCVGITTLIQTTFGVRLPLFQASAFAFLIPAQAILRLDKWKCPPEEEIYGDWSLPLNTSHVWQPRIREIQGAIIISSLIEVVIGFAGIPGILLNSIGPLTVTPTVSLIGLSVFQTAGDRAGSQWGLSLLCIFLIVLFAQYLRNWACPFPSYSKEKGCHITHVQIFKMFPIIMAIMVVWLVCYILTLTDVLPNDPNKYGYKARTDARGDIMTQAPWFRFPYPCQWGLPTVTVAGVLGMFSATLAGIVESIGDYYACARLSGAPPPPIHAINRGIFTEGVCCIIAGLLGTGNGSTSSSPNIGVLGITKVGSRRVIQYGAGIMLLLGTIGKFTALFASLPDPVLGGMFCTLFGMITAVGLSNLQSVDLNSSRNLFVLGFSMFFGLMLPNYLDTHPGSIKTGVAELDQIITVLLTTEMFVGGFIAFVLDNTIPGTRKERGLIEWTAENYSGTVKTDTYDFPVGMGLVRKLGCLRYLPICPTFRGFKPSCHKYEEEEDIQIKEGVIDAPVEMVCTKI